The following proteins are co-located in the Nerophis lumbriciformis linkage group LG22, RoL_Nlum_v2.1, whole genome shotgun sequence genome:
- the LOC133615064 gene encoding metalloproteinase inhibitor 2-like, which translates to MMSWMKCCVFPLVLLCMWQLQEGAHACTCIYDHPQTQFCQSDVAIKAKVVAKKAVGGKYDNEIKYDIKLIKILKGPNRPFDTICTASSSAACGVTLNKGVQYYITGKLKPDGSLYVSSCNSPLPWKSSHNILVERYRMGCDCKINRCTAVLCDITGPTECLWTDWMTGNWVNNEHDKQCACIKRRDGSCSWYQEAASPKKGYLKG; encoded by the exons ATGATGAGTTGGATGAAGTGTTGTGTGTTCCCCCTGGTGCTGCTGTGCATGTGGCAGCTGCAAGAAGGAGCACACGCCTGCACATGTATTTATGACCATCCACAGACGCAGTTTTGCCAATCAGATGTTG CCATCAAGGCAAAGGTGGTTGCAAAGAAGGCTGTTGGTGGTAAATATGACAATGAGATCAAGTATGACATCAAACTGATCAAG aTTTTGAAAGGCCCCAACAGACCCTTTGATACCATCTGCACTGCATCCTCCTCTGCAGCATGTGGTGTGACTCTGAACAAAGGTGTACAATATTATATCAcag GCAAACTGAAGCCAGACGGGTCTCTGTACGTGTCATCCTGTAACTCCCCTTTACCCTGGAAAAGCAGCCACAATATCCTGGTAGAACGTTATAGGATGGGCTGTGATTGCAAG ATCAATCGCTGCACCGCTGTCCTGTGTGACATCACTGGTCCTACTGAGTGCTTGTGGACGGACTGGATGACGGGGAATTGGGTCAATAACGAGCATGACAAACAATGTGCTTGCATCAAGAGAAGGGATGGTTCTTGTTCCTGGTACCAGGAGGCCGCCTCACCCAAAAAGGGTTATTTAAAAGGTTAA
- the LOC133615065 gene encoding metalloproteinase inhibitor 2-like — MMSWMKCCVFPLVLLCMWQLQEGAHACTCIYDHPQTQFCQSDVAIKAKVVAKKAVGGKYDNEIKYDIKLIKILKGPNRPFDTICTASSSAACGVTLNKGVEYFITGKLKPDGSLYVSSCNYPLPWKSSHKILVERYKMGCDCKINRCTAVLCDITGPTECLWTDWMTGNWVNNEHDKQCACIKRRDGSCSWYQEAASPKKG; from the exons ATGATGAGTTGGATGAAGTGTTGTGTGTTCCCCCTGGTGCTGCTGTGCATGTGGCAGCTGCAAGAAGGAGCACACGCCTGCACATGTATTTATGACCATCCACAGACGCAGTTTTGCCAATCAGATGTTG CCATCAAGGCAAAGGTGGTTGCAAAGAAGGCTGTTGGTGGTAAATATGACAATGAGATCAAGTATGACATCAAACTGATCAAG aTTTTGAAAGGCCCTAACAGACCCTTTGATACCATCTGCACTGCATCCTCCTCTGCAGCATGTGGTGTGACTCTGAACAAAGGTGTAGAGTATTTTatcacag GCAAACTGAAGCCAGACGGGTCTCTGTACGTGTCATCCTGTAACTACCCTTTACCCTGGAAAAGCAGCCACAAGATCCTGGTAGAACGTTATAAGATGGGCTGTGATTGCAAG ATCAATCGCTGCACCGCTGTCCTGTGTGACATCACTGGTCCTACTGAGTGCTTGTGGACGGACTGGATGACGGGGAATTGGGTCAATAACGAGCACGACAAACAATGTGCGTGCATCAAGAGAAGGGATGGTTCTTGTTCCTGGTACCAGGAGGCCGCCTCACCCAAAAAGGGTTAA
- the LOC133615067 gene encoding metalloproteinase inhibitor 2-like isoform X1: protein MMSWMKCCVFPLVLLCMWQLQEGAHACTCIYDHPQMQFCQSDVAIKAKVVAKKAVGGKYNNEIKYDIKLIKILKGPNRPFDTIGTASSSAACGVTLNKGVQYFITGKLKPDGSLYVSSCNYPLPWKSSHKILVERYKMGCDCKINRCTAVLCDITGPTECLWTDWMTGNWVNNEHEKQCACIKRRDGSCSWYQEAASSKKG, encoded by the exons ATGATGAGTTGGATGAAGTGTTGTGTGTTCCCCCTGGTGCTGCTGTGCATGTGGCAGCTGCAAGAAGGAGCACACGCCTGCACATGTATTTATGACCATCCACAGATGCAGTTTTGCCAATCAGATGTTG CCATCAAGGCAAAGGTGGTTGCAAAGAAGGCTGTTGGTGGTAAATATAACAATGAGATCAAGTATGACATCAAACTGATCAAG ATTTTGAAAGGCCCTAACAGACCCTTTGATACCATCGGCACTGCATCCTCCTCAGCAGCATGTGGTGTGACTCTGAACAAAGGTGTACAATATTTCatcacag GCAAACTGAAGCCAGACGGGTCTCTGTACGTGTCATCCTGTAACTACCCTTTACCCTGGAAAAGCAGCCACAAGATCCTGGTAGAACGTTATAAGATGGGCTGTGATTGCAAG ATCAATCGCTGCACCGCTGTCCTGTGTGACATCACTGGTCCTACTGAGTGCTTGTGGACGGACTGGATGACGGGGAATTGGGTCAACAACGAGCACGAGAAACAATGTGCTTGCATCAAGAGAAGGGATGGTTCTTGTTCCTGGTACCAGGAGGCCGCCTCATCCAAAAAGGGTTAA
- the LOC133615066 gene encoding metalloproteinase inhibitor 2-like, translating to MMSWMKCCVFPLVLLCMWQLQEGAHACTCIYDHPQTQFCQSDVAIKAKVVAKKAVGGKYDNEIKYDIKLIKILKGPNRPFDTICTASSSAACGVTLNKGVEYFITGKLKPDGSLYVSSCNYPLPWKSSHKILVERYKMGCDCKINRCTAVLCDITGPTECLWTDWMTGNWVNNEHDKQCACIKRRDGSCSWYQEAASAKKG from the exons ATGATGAGTTGGATGAAGTGTTGTGTGTTCCCCCTGGTGCTGCTGTGCATGTGGCAGCTGCAAGAAGGAGCACACGCCTGCACATGTATTTATGACCATCCACAGACGCAGTTTTGCCAATCAGATGTTG CCATCAAGGCAAAGGTGGTTGCAAAGAAGGCTGTTGGTGGTAAATATGACAATGAGATCAAGTATGACATCAAACTGATCAAG aTTTTGAAAGGCCCTAACAGACCCTTTGATACCATCTGCACTGCATCCTCCTCTGCAGCATGTGGTGTGACTCTGAACAAAGGTGTAGAATATTTTatcacag GCAAACTGAAGCCAGACGGGTCTCTGTACGTGTCATCCTGTAACTACCCTTTACCCTGGAAAAGCAGCCACAAGATCCTGGTAGAACGTTATAAGATGGGCTGTGATTGCAAG ATCAATCGCTGCACCGCTGTCCTGTGTGACATCACTGGTCCTACTGAGTGCTTGTGGACGGACTGGATGACGGGGAATTGGGTCAATAACGAGCACGACAAACAATGTGCTTGCATCAAGAGAAGGGATGGTTCTTGTTCCTGGTACCAGGAGGCCGCCTCAGCCAAAAAGGGTTAA